The following nucleotide sequence is from Microaerobacter geothermalis.
AAATTGGACAAGGGGCTGGCCTCGATCATATATTCCTTTTAATTCCGTAGCTTGGTCTTTGGTTTCCCCCATGGACTGTAAAATATTTAAGATGGTTGCCGAATCGGCCAATTGCATTAGGGGCAATACAACGGCTCCAAGGCAAATGGGCAAAGCAATATATAAAATTTTGCCCATTAACTGCAAAGCACTTTCCTTAGGAAGTGAAGAAGCCTCTCTAGCAGAAATATCCTTTTGAACAACCTGGTTTCTTCTCCAAAAGAACAGCAGGACAAAAAGAGCCATTAAAGCACCAGTGAAAGCCCCAAAAACGGCCCCGGAGCCTGCATAATATACATCAAATCCATTGTTAATAAACCAGTAAGATAAGACCAAAATTGTAATAACCCGAACGATTTGTTCAGATATTTGAGAAACCGCAGTAGGTATCATGTTCTGATGACCTTGAAAATATCCTCTTAAGGATGCCATAAACGGAACAATTAGTAGAGCATATGAAACGGTTCGAATGGGAAGAACCAGTCGACTGTCCCCCCATAAAGCAGCGATCAGTGGGGCTCCAAAGTATAAGGCAAGAAAGAACAAAAGACCGGTAATCGTAAGAATGAAGGAAGATATCCTAAATATTCTTTTGGCTCCATCTACATCCCCTAGAGTAAGCCTTTCCGAAACCATCTTGGAAATGGCAATGGGAATTCCCGCTGTAGCAAAGATCAATAACGTACTGTATAGGGGATAAACGGCATTATATACATAAAGCCCTTCATTTCCGGTAATATTTTGATATGGGATGCGATAAACAACCCCCAATAATTTAGATAGAAGGGCAGCCGCACCCAAAATGGCAGCTCCCTTGATAAAGGAGCTTGTTTGCAATTTCGACGTCATAGAGAATCTCCTCTCAATACAAACTGAGGCTATTATAACACAGTTCCGGATGCATGTAATTGGTCAAAAGAAAAGCAGGTGGTTCACCTGCTTTTACTGTTCCATTTGTTTGGCTAAAAACCCTGCTGCAGTTTCTGCCATTTTTAGCTCTAAGTCACTCATTTTTTTGTTATCTTCCTTCGTCAGAAGGATAACAGCTCCTATAGGATCTCCCGCCGCTACAATCGGAGATATGGTGAAGGAGGTATAAGTTTCTGGCATGTCTCGAATAATTTCATATTCGCCTTTATTGGTCTCCAATCTGCTTCTGCGTTCCTCCATAGAATTTTCAATAACTGGACCGATCCCTTTTTCCATGTATTCCTTCTTGGATGCACCTGATACGGCAATAATGCTGTCTCTGTCGCAAATAAGTGTGATATGGTTTAAGCTTTCATATAACGAATCTGCGTACTCCTTAGCAAAATCTCCAAGTTCACCAATGGGAGAATATTTTTTTAATATGACTTCTCCATCCCGGTCAACAAAAATCTCTAATGGGTCGCCTTCTCTTATCCGAAGTGTTCTACGTATTTCTTTGGGAATCACTACGCGACCTAGGTCATCAATCCGACGAACAATTCCAGTCGCTTTCATAATCTTGATGCCTCACTTTCTATGGTGTTATCATTATTAATGGTTTCCAAATCACTGTAATTTTAGCGATTCTTGACCATAGTATTTATCTCCACCAAAGATAATATTCACCTACGGGGAGCTAAGAGAATGCCCAAAATTATTTTTTCTCCGCGGGCAACTTCACTTCTTTAACTAAACTGTTTAATTCCTTTGTCACAAATTGATTGTAAACCTGATTCATGATATCCACTTTTACTTCTTCCCGGACGTCTTCTAAAGGCAGCACTCTGCGCTCTTCCACTTTCATAATATGATATCCATAGGTCGTTTCTACTGGATCACTGATTTTACCAATGGGGAGACTTAAAGCAGCCGCTTTAAACTCAGGAACCCATTCGGTTACCCTAACATTGCTATAAAGGCCTCCATTATCCTTACTTCCTGGATCATCAGAATATTCCTTGGCTAAAACTGCCATATCTTCTCCGTTTCGAATTCGTTTTGCAATGTCTTCCGCTATTTTCAGTGCTTCTTCTTTCTTCTTCCCTTCAAAGGCAATCAAAATTTGTCTAACAGTAGCCACGGTATATGCCCCTTGGTTGTCTTGATAACTTTTTTCAATGGCCTCATTCGTCACCTGTTTATCCAAATAGTATTCCACTTCTTTATATCTCGTATAGTAATCGATCACATCATTGGAAGTAATGTTTAATTGCGTTAACAATTGGTCCACTTTTTCCTTAGAACCCATAAGAGATGTGTATGTCTTTACTGCCTCATCGTACATTTTCTCAGCTTCTTCTCTTGCCCTTTTTTCCTCGTTTATCCTTGAAGCCAAAATGATCTCCCCAAGATAACCATCCAGGAAAATCCTGCGATAACTAGGGTCATTAATCGCCAAGTTGTATTGAGGATTCACAAAGGATTGAATTGCTAGATATTTTTCAAATTCTCCAGCCGTTACATTTCCTCCTTCATATACGGCAATTTCGGTATCAGGGTCAACACCCAATGAAAAATTGGGTACCTTATGCTCCCCTCCATTTTCAGCTTGGCTTTCGTTAGGTTGATTGATTGTTTTCTCTTCTGCTTTTTTTCCTCCGCATCCGGCCACTAACCCTATAGAAATAAGGGCTATGACAAGCAAAAGGAGCGTTTTTTTACTTGGCAGCATGCTTTAGTTCCCCTTTCTGCTTTTTGACTTCATCCAATTGACTAAATAGTTGATCCAGCATTGAAAAAATTTCTTCTTGTGTTAACCCTTTTACTTTAACAGTGATACCAATGGATTGTCCATAGGATAATCCTACCCTTCGTTCATATTTGCTCACCAATGCAAACAGTTTTCCCCCATCGATCCCTTGATTCTGATCAGGATGGAAGATAACTTCCACAACCTGATCCTTTTGCTCAATCTTCACAATTCTGTGGATAAAAGCGTAGGCCCTTAATTTGGCAATCTGAAGAAGATTTAAAACCGGAACAGGAGGATCTCCAAATCGATCCAACAGTTCTTCCTCCACCTCTAACACATCCTCCAAATTTTTAACCGATGCAATTTTTTTATACATCTGGATTTTTTGTGAACTGTCCGTAATATACCCGGCAGGAATATAGGCATCCACATGTAATGAAATTTCCGGCTCAACAGGGGGCAGAGCTTCTGCTTTTTCTCCCTTTAATTCCTCTATGGCTTCCTTTAACATTTGGCTGTATAAATCAAAACCAACAGAAGCGATAAATCCATGCTGTTCAGCTCCCAATAGATTTCCAGCTCCCCTAATTGCCAAGTCCCTCATGGCAATTTTAAATCCCGACCCTAACTCAGTAAACTCTTTGATCGCCTGTAAGCGCTTCTCGGCTACCTCCGTTAAAACCTTATCCCTCTGATAAGTAAAGTAAGCATAAGCGATGCGATTGGATCTTCCTACCCTTCCTCTTAATTGATACAATTGAGAAAGTCCCATCTTATCCGCATCATATATAATCAATGTATTTACATTTGGAATATCTACTCCGGTTTCAATAATGGTCGTACTCACCAATACATCAAATTGGCCATCCAGAAAGTCAAGCATTGTTCGTTCAAGTTCATTTTCCGACATTTGGCCATGGGCTACAGCCACCCTAGCTTCAGGTACCAGGGAAGCAATTTGTTCTGCCATTTTATAAATCCCTTTCACCTGATTATAAAGAAAGTAAACTTGTCCTTCTCTGGCCAATTCCCTTTCAATCGCTTCACGGACCAGAGCAAAACTAAACTCAACCACATACGTTTGAATAGGAAAACGATTCTCCGGGGGAGTCTCAATGACAGATAAGTCCCGAACACCCAGCATTCCCATGTGTAGAGTTCTGGGAATGGGGGTTGCCGTTAAAGTTAGCACATCTACGTTTGCTTTTAACTTCTTTAATTTTTCCTTATGAGTAACTCCAAATCGCTGCTCTTCATCAACTATCAACAATCCCAAATCTTTAAATTGCACATCCTTTGAAAGCAGACGATGGGTTCCTATCACAATATCCACTAATCCCTTTTTTAATCCGTCAATGGTTTTTGTTTGTTCTTTCCTTGAACGGAATCGGCTTAATACGTCAATTTCGATAGGATATTCACTAAATCTTTCCTTAAATGTCTTAAAATGCTGTTGGGCCAGAATGGTTGTAGGAACTAACAATGCAACTTGTTTGCCGTCCATAACAGCTTTAAATGCAGCACGAATGGCTACTTCGGTCTTTCCATATCCCACATCACCGCAAAGAAGCCGATCCATAGGGCTGCTCTTTTCCATATCCTGTTTGACTTCTTGTATAGCCCTTAACTGATCCGGCGTTTCCTCATAAGGAAACAGGGATTCAAATTGCGCTTGATCAGGTGTGTCTTTGGAAAACGCAAAACCTGGGGTCGATTCCCTTTTGGCATACAGTTTAATTAAATCAGCAGCAATATCCTGTACGGATGACCTCACTTTATTCTTGATGCGTTTCCATTCAGAACCGCCCAAGCTGTATATTTTGGGCTCTTTCTCTTCACTTCCAACATACTTCTGAACCTGATCGATCTGTTCAACAGGAACATATAATTTATCATTTCCAGCATATTTAATGTGCAAATAGTCTTTATGAACTCCATTGATTTCTAACGTTTCGATGCCAAGATATTTACCAATTCCATGATTTACATGGACGACATAGTCTCCTGCCTGAAGGTCCAAATAATTTTTTATTCGTTCCGCGTTGTTTAACTGTTTAATCTTTCGTACCTTTCGCAATTTCTGGGTAAAAACTTCCCCTTCTGTCACAACCGCCAAACGAATCCCCGGAAGCTCAAAACCTCCCTGAAGAAGGCCCTGCCGAACCGTAGGGCGGCTGGAAAGGGGAGTGTCTTTGTTCACCCAGCTTACATCCATCCCATAATCATTTAGGACTCTTTCAAGCCTTTTTCCCCGTTCCTCATCTCCAGCAAGAAATACCATTCGATATCCGCTTTTCTCCCAACGTTCCACTTCTCCTTTTAACACATTCATCTGCCCATGGAAATTTTGTATGGCGCGGCTAATCATGTTGATGATATTCTGAGGCTGAAGTTTGGACACTTGCCGTAAAAATAAAGAGAAATGAAGGACGGGAAATTTCCGTTGGCCAAAAAAAGCATCCTTATCTCTTGATATCGATATTGACGTCAGCATTTCTCCCTGCTCAAGAAGAGTCATTTGCCATTCCCTTTCATTCTTTTCCATTTGTTCTGCCACATCCAGAACCCTAGAAGGTTCATCAATCATGAGAATGGTATCATTATGCGCATAATCCAATAGGGTTTCTGTCTTTGGATACAACAATGATACATATTTGTATAATCCCTGAAAGGTTTGCCCCTGCCTTAACTGCTCAATTTCCCATCCTAATTTTTCTACTAATCTTTCTTTTATTTCTTCATCCTTTATAGATTTTAGTGCATCTGATAATTTTTTCTCCAACTCATCGGCAGCCATTTGCAACCGATTAGGGGAAACAATCAGTTCATCCCGAGGGGGGATAACAATCTCTTGTACGTTCTCCAATGAACGTTGGTTTGATGGATCAAATCGTCGAATAGAATCCACTTCATCATCAAATAATTCTATCCGGATGGGTGAGTCATAGATCAATGGGAAAATATCAATAATCCCTCCCCTGATACTAACCTCACCAGGATCCTCTACCATCTCAACTCTCTCATATCCTAGTTCAATTAATTTCTGAACGAACTCTTCCAAGTTAATCATTTCTCCCGAAGAAACGATCAATTGGGATTTTTTCCAAACTTCAAGCGGAGAAAGGAGCTTCCTGATGCCTGCATAAGGAACGATGGTTACCAGTTTCTTCCCGGTTGATAGCTGATTTAAAACAGCTATTCTCTGACTTAGACTTTCAGGACTGGCCGCAGCAACCTCAAAGGGATTCAACTCATTGGCAGGATACAGGACAACCTGTTCTTCCCCCAGTAGTTCAACCAGATCTTCATAAACTTTTTGAGCTTGGAACATATTATGTGTAACCACAATCAATGATCTGTTAAGATGGTAAAAACAGGAAGCAAAAAATAAATGCCTCGCAGACCCGCTTAACCCTGTGATAAGCTGCTCTTTTAATCCCTTATTTATGCCTTCTGCCACCGTCTGAAAATCCATGTCCCTTATCATATTATCTATTAAGGGATTCATCGGTAAAACCTCCACTCCCTGTCAAATTCATCACGCCTACCATATCCACAAAAACGGATTGGGCCGAAAGTACAAAATAAGCCTTAGCGAAATGGCCAAGGCTTGGACCGCTTCACAATTTTACTGCACATGTGTGAATAGCAAAGACATTTCCGGATAGCGCTCTATCGTTTCCTGACAGTGTTCACAAAGAATATTTGCTTGCACAGTTCCATCCGGCTGATAAGAAAGAATTTGATTTCTCTCATCCGGCGATAACAAATGAAAACCAAGCTGAGATTCAGTTACTCTTGGATCATTTATAGTTCCGATATGTGTTCTGCAATACCTGCAAATATAGTGGACGGCCATAATAGCACCTCCCCATTGGGTGATACTATCATTATGACCGTTATCCATTGTAACCATTCATCACCTGAACGAAAGGTTTATGAATCCAATCCATTGCTGCTTCCCCTGCCCGTTGGATTGCTTTTTCTATTTGTTCCCTTTCATCCTTTTGAAAAGGGGAAAGGACATAATCGGCAACATCAATCCCCGGCATGGGTTTTCCTATACCTATCCTTATGCGTTTAAATTCATCAGAATGCAGGTGGGAGATGATAGATTTCAACCCGTTATGCCCCCCGGAACTTCCTTTTTCCCTCAATCTTATTTTTCCTACAGGAAGATCCAAATCATCATAAATGACCAATAATTGCTCAATCGGTACATCAAAAAAATGGATGGCTTCTTTAATGGAATCACCGGATAAATTCATATAGGTCATTGGT
It contains:
- a CDS encoding putative polysaccharide biosynthesis protein, which produces MTSKLQTSSFIKGAAILGAAALLSKLLGVVYRIPYQNITGNEGLYVYNAVYPLYSTLLIFATAGIPIAISKMVSERLTLGDVDGAKRIFRISSFILTITGLLFFLALYFGAPLIAALWGDSRLVLPIRTVSYALLIVPFMASLRGYFQGHQNMIPTAVSQISEQIVRVITILVLSYWFINNGFDVYYAGSGAVFGAFTGALMALFVLLFFWRRNQVVQKDISAREASSLPKESALQLMGKILYIALPICLGAVVLPLMQLADSATILNILQSMGETKDQATELKGIYDRGQPLVQFVAFFATSLSLALVPSISEAKALNQGEIIAARTELAMRLTLLLGLPASIGLAVIAEPVNITLYQDNDGTLAMAVLAFTSVFSTLGITSAGILQGLGHVVLPARNLIIGVMFKIALNFALIPFLGIVGAALATVLAYMIATILNMIGLNKSTGVAFSYASFLMKPLTAVAIMAGIVFLVMEGSAFSLQYVMSPGRAFEAIVTFFSISVGAFVYGISLFISGALTRRDLEVVPKMKRYIPFLERFRLLKDS
- the spoVT gene encoding stage V sporulation protein T, whose amino-acid sequence is MKATGIVRRIDDLGRVVIPKEIRRTLRIREGDPLEIFVDRDGEVILKKYSPIGELGDFAKEYADSLYESLNHITLICDRDSIIAVSGASKKEYMEKGIGPVIENSMEERRSRLETNKGEYEIIRDMPETYTSFTISPIVAAGDPIGAVILLTKEDNKKMSDLELKMAETAAGFLAKQMEQ
- a CDS encoding peptidylprolyl isomerase, producing the protein MLPSKKTLLLLVIALISIGLVAGCGGKKAEEKTINQPNESQAENGGEHKVPNFSLGVDPDTEIAVYEGGNVTAGEFEKYLAIQSFVNPQYNLAINDPSYRRIFLDGYLGEIILASRINEEKRAREEAEKMYDEAVKTYTSLMGSKEKVDQLLTQLNITSNDVIDYYTRYKEVEYYLDKQVTNEAIEKSYQDNQGAYTVATVRQILIAFEGKKKEEALKIAEDIAKRIRNGEDMAVLAKEYSDDPGSKDNGGLYSNVRVTEWVPEFKAAALSLPIGKISDPVETTYGYHIMKVEERRVLPLEDVREEVKVDIMNQVYNQFVTKELNSLVKEVKLPAEKK
- the mfd gene encoding transcription-repair coupling factor, with amino-acid sequence MNPLIDNMIRDMDFQTVAEGINKGLKEQLITGLSGSARHLFFASCFYHLNRSLIVVTHNMFQAQKVYEDLVELLGEEQVVLYPANELNPFEVAAASPESLSQRIAVLNQLSTGKKLVTIVPYAGIRKLLSPLEVWKKSQLIVSSGEMINLEEFVQKLIELGYERVEMVEDPGEVSIRGGIIDIFPLIYDSPIRIELFDDEVDSIRRFDPSNQRSLENVQEIVIPPRDELIVSPNRLQMAADELEKKLSDALKSIKDEEIKERLVEKLGWEIEQLRQGQTFQGLYKYVSLLYPKTETLLDYAHNDTILMIDEPSRVLDVAEQMEKNEREWQMTLLEQGEMLTSISISRDKDAFFGQRKFPVLHFSLFLRQVSKLQPQNIINMISRAIQNFHGQMNVLKGEVERWEKSGYRMVFLAGDEERGKRLERVLNDYGMDVSWVNKDTPLSSRPTVRQGLLQGGFELPGIRLAVVTEGEVFTQKLRKVRKIKQLNNAERIKNYLDLQAGDYVVHVNHGIGKYLGIETLEINGVHKDYLHIKYAGNDKLYVPVEQIDQVQKYVGSEEKEPKIYSLGGSEWKRIKNKVRSSVQDIAADLIKLYAKRESTPGFAFSKDTPDQAQFESLFPYEETPDQLRAIQEVKQDMEKSSPMDRLLCGDVGYGKTEVAIRAAFKAVMDGKQVALLVPTTILAQQHFKTFKERFSEYPIEIDVLSRFRSRKEQTKTIDGLKKGLVDIVIGTHRLLSKDVQFKDLGLLIVDEEQRFGVTHKEKLKKLKANVDVLTLTATPIPRTLHMGMLGVRDLSVIETPPENRFPIQTYVVEFSFALVREAIERELAREGQVYFLYNQVKGIYKMAEQIASLVPEARVAVAHGQMSENELERTMLDFLDGQFDVLVSTTIIETGVDIPNVNTLIIYDADKMGLSQLYQLRGRVGRSNRIAYAYFTYQRDKVLTEVAEKRLQAIKEFTELGSGFKIAMRDLAIRGAGNLLGAEQHGFIASVGFDLYSQMLKEAIEELKGEKAEALPPVEPEISLHVDAYIPAGYITDSSQKIQMYKKIASVKNLEDVLEVEEELLDRFGDPPVPVLNLLQIAKLRAYAFIHRIVKIEQKDQVVEVIFHPDQNQGIDGGKLFALVSKYERRVGLSYGQSIGITVKVKGLTQEEIFSMLDQLFSQLDEVKKQKGELKHAAK
- a CDS encoding anti-sigma-F factor Fin; this translates as MAVHYICRYCRTHIGTINDPRVTESQLGFHLLSPDERNQILSYQPDGTVQANILCEHCQETIERYPEMSLLFTHVQ
- the pth gene encoding aminoacyl-tRNA hydrolase, which encodes MKLIAGLGNPGSEYEKTRHNIGFRVVDYISQQVGIPLSKNKFKGVYGMGLVETEKLILLKPMTYMNLSGDSIKEAIHFFDVPIEQLLVIYDDLDLPVGKIRLREKGSSGGHNGLKSIISHLHSDEFKRIRIGIGKPMPGIDVADYVLSPFQKDEREQIEKAIQRAGEAAMDWIHKPFVQVMNGYNG